Below is a genomic region from Salmo salar chromosome ssa11, Ssal_v3.1, whole genome shotgun sequence.
agtcatgttttgcagaggggtcaaatacttatttctctcattaaaatgcaaatcattttataacatttttgacatgcgtttttctggatttttttgttgttattctgtctctcactgttcaaataaacctaccattaaaatgatagactgatcatttctttgtcagtgggcaaacgtacaaaatcaggaggggatcaaatacttttttccctcactgtatggcaagacctgaaacaaccaatctgacagagcttgaagaatttagaaagtaataattggcaaatattgcacaatccaggtgtgcaaagctcttagagacccagaaagactcacagctgtaatcgctgccaaaggtgcttttacaaagtgttgactcgggtgtgaatacttatgtaaatttgtgtaaaatatttctgtatttcgttttcagtaaatgtgcaaaaatgtctaaaaacatgtttaaaCTTTGTCATCATGGAGTATGGTgcttagatgggtgagaaaaactcCTGATTTAAtaaatttttaattcaggctgtaacaacaaagtggaataagtcaaggggtatgaatactttctgaaggcaggtAGCTATTTTGTTGTCAATTTCAAAATAACTGAAATTTGACTTTTCTATACCAGGGCTGTTCAAATCCGGTCCTGAAGGGCTGAAACACTTCTGGTTTTTGTTTCTACCTGGTAGTTAATTGCACTCACCTGGTATCCCAGGTCTGAATTAGTCCCTGATTAGAAGGAGAGGATGAAAACCAGAAGTGGCTTCACCCTCCATGACCGGAGTTGAACAGCCCTGTTCAACACTGTTGTGTAACCTCTGAAAAGGGTCACACAACTCTCAGATGTCAGGCATTTTACAGTAGAGTATTGCTGGGGGTTTTAGGAGGACTTAGGCACAATTTCAGTTAATGTGTAATCTCTTACTTTCAGGGAAGTGTTTGCTGGAAGGGAGAGGCCAGTGTAAATGCCAGACTCAAATGAAATTTTctcccatcatcaataatatttATTTCAGTCAATCAGATCAATCCAGATAAATATTTAAAGCATTTACTATACAGGTTTTTAAATACAAAATCATCACCCTGACTAGGCATACCAAAACCAACATATTCAGGTGTTCTTCACTGTTACTATCAGATTTATTCCTTAGAACTGGAAATTAATTATTGCTAATAATGACACAAAACTTGAGGTTATAAGTGTGGGGATCAGAGTATTGCACAGAAGAATTTCTTCTCCCGAAAGGGGTTCTCAGAGGATGGCACTGGTGTCACCAGCGGGTCCTCCTTGGCATGAGCCTCACAGAAGGCCATTAGATCAGCTGCTGCTTTGGACACCTGCACATATAAAACATGGTTAACAAAGACAAAGATAAAAGATTGGAGAGTGGGGACAAAGACAATGTGTTCTATTTACAATGTAGTTACTGATAATCAACAGCTTATTCGGTAACATGAAGAGATATAATCTACTACTGATACTCCAGCGCTTATGCCTTGTAACCATTCCTTGCTCACCATCATTCTTTCAATGTTGACCTCCAGTTTCAGCTGTTCCACTGTCTTGCGAGCATCTGCAATCTTAGCCATGTTATTGGACATCCTGCTTCCTGTCGCTGTACCTCAGCCTGGTCCAACTGTTTGTAGATCATGTATTATGTTAATTCAATTAACAAGAATCGTCAAAATCACACTTTTCTTAAAATCAGTTGCACAGGTAGTGCCATTTTCCATCATACATACATGCCAAAGAGATAGTGTGTAATGGTTTCATGTGCTTGTTATTGCTTCTGCTGCCTGGGTCTCAGCTGGAAGTGTTACAGTGAGGGCCTTAGAGGGAGAGGTGCAGGGAGGGGCATGCATAGGCGGCAGCATTACCCAGGGGGCACCTCACTTGTTTCTCTGTATCTGTATATGTATCTGTAAATGAAATTAGCTTAACACTTATTATCCTTTAATGAGGATCGTACTGTATTTGTGATGATTTAAAGTAGCATTCGTTCTCTTACACATTGCATGTGAATAAAGAAAATAACAAtcacctctcatccctccatatACAATGCCCAGTTTTGTTGCTGGTCATCATGTGGCACAGTTTGTCTCTTGATGACTGTTGCCCACTATGCCCATTCAGAGGGCAGTGAAACATCCAAACTTAACTGCAGTTTATTTTCTCAGACTTTTCTTTCATAGACAACTGAATGAACTGATGATGAAAACTAGTTTTGTTTTTGACATGAACATTTACATAACATGACCTACACTTTAATGGACTGTACAACAAAAAATATGTACAACTTTATAATTTTTTATATCAGAACACAGCCAAATGTATGTTTTATTTACCAAAACACAATGTCACTGTCACTATGGACTACAAAACATAAACATCAACACAATCTTATTCAAAGAGTCTAATTAGCCACTTACCGCAAAAACAAGACAGACGGGTTGGTAGGTCCAGGGCGCTACAGTTGAGGTGTGATGGTTGAACAAGGCACACTCCACCCACTTAGAGTTCCAAATGGAGAGAGATTAGGGGGTAAGATGGGGAGGAGTGCTTGAATAGGTTGCCTCCTCTTATAATTAGCTGTCTTTCTACCCCCATGTTGGGCTCAATGCAACAGTAGTAGCAGGCAACATGGGGTGTGACCTTCCTTTATCATTTGCTTGTCATCAATTAGACTAGCATTTCATCTGTTTACCTTAGACAACTAGATCATTCTTTGGAAAGGAGATTGTAATTTTGTTGTAAAGGTTGTACTTTTCTTCTCATAATAATTTTTCTTGCAAATTTGGGTAATGCTTATTGGATTTCATTATTTAAGCCAGTGATCTGCATGTAACCAAGTGCCTTAGGCAGGACCGGTGTCGTGAGAGATATGCCCAGTGGTTGTTTTCCCACATACTCCCACAACAAATATGTACCTGCAAGATTACACAAGAGAGGAAGCTTAGTTTCAGACTCTACACATTTTATCTGTTGGGATTGAAGGGAGAGAATATCATCGTAATCTTAAAATACTCTTGATGGAGTGTAATACGGAATGTTTAATACCATATAGCTAGCCTATTATCATAATTCCTTGTGATGCTAGGGATCCTGACAGTCTGAtatagaatgtgaaatgtaatcTTTCAAGGGGCAGTTACAGTAAGCTTCCAGTAA
It encodes:
- the gng8 gene encoding guanine nucleotide-binding protein G(I)/G(S)/G(O) subunit gamma-8 — translated: MSNNMAKIADARKTVEQLKLEVNIERMMVSKAAADLMAFCEAHAKEDPLVTPVPSSENPFREKKFFCAIL